The proteins below come from a single Rosa rugosa chromosome 2, drRosRugo1.1, whole genome shotgun sequence genomic window:
- the LOC133731188 gene encoding probable LRR receptor-like serine/threonine-protein kinase At1g56140, whose translation MKIEIHLFWAGKGTCCIPNQDFKPTVSEILPTTPGKKSMTGVIVGVAVSVGVVSLLLIFAVLYLTRKIPDKDDDEELQGLDPRPNTFSYSELKAATGDFNLSNKLGEGGYGAVYKGILSEARLVAVKQLSVASHQGKSQFAAEIAAISAVQHRNLVKLFGCCVEGNQRILVYEYLENKSLDQALFGNSLHLDWHTRFNILLGTARGLAYLHEESRPRIVHRDVKASNILLDADLSPKISDFGLAKLYDDEKTHISTRVAGTM comes from the exons ATGAAGATTGAAATTCATTTGTTCTGGGCTGGTAAGGGGACCTGCTGCATACCTAATCAAG attttaaaccaactgtttctgAGATTCTACCAACTACTCCAGGAAAGAAGAGCATGACAGGGGTGATTGTTGGCGTTGCAGTCTCTGTCGGAGTTGTGAGCTTGCTATTAATATTTGCAGTTTTATATTTGACGAGAAAAATACCAGACAAGGATGACGATGAAG AACTTCAAGGATTAGACCCACGACCAAATACATTCAGTTATAGTGAGTTAAAAGCTGCAACAGGAGATTTTAATCTTTCAAATAAACTAGGGGAGGGAGGATATGGCGCCGTTTACAAG GGCATACTTTCTGAAGCGAGGTTAGTGGCTGTGAAGCAACTTTCAGTAGCATCTCACCAAGGGAAGAGTCAATTTGCAGCAGAAATTGCTGCCATATCTGCAGTGCAACATCGCAATCTAGTGAAACTGTTTGGATGCTGTGTTGAAGGAAACCAGCGAATTTTGGTTTATGAATATCTTGAAAACAAGAGCCTTGATCAGGCACTTTTTG GAAACAGCTTGCATCTTGACTGGCATACCAGATTCAATATCTTGTTGGGAACAGCAAGAGGACTTGCCTATCTTCATGAGGAGTCGAGGCCAAGGATAGTACATAGAGATGTCAAAGCCAGTAATATTTTGCTTGATGCAGACCTCTCcccaaaaatatcagattttggACTGGCAAAGCTTTATGATGATGAGAAAACCCACATCAGCACCCGAGTTGCAGGGACAATGTAA
- the LOC133728994 gene encoding probable LRR receptor-like serine/threonine-protein kinase At1g56140, whose translation MSELTTLSIAHNDFYGPIPKELGNLKKLNLLSFGINNFSGTLPPELGNLVNLEELYINSCGLGGEIPTTFAKLQKMRILGASDSPFSGKIPDFIGSWTKLTSLRFEGNSFEGPIPSSFSQLTSMNSLQISDIYNVSSSLDFIRNLKKLTDLALRNALVTGRIPSDIREYQSLNILDLSFNNITGQLPSDLFNMSSLTSLFLGNNSLSGVLPSQKSDRLQTM comes from the exons ATGTCTGAGTTGACTACGTT GTCGATTGCCCACAATGACTTCTATGGACCCATCCCCAAGGAGCTTGGAAACCTTAAGAAACTAAATCTGCT GTCCTTTGGAATAAATAATTTCTCTGGAACACTGCCTCCAGAACTTGGTAATTTAGTCAATCTTGAAGAGCT TTACATAAACAGCTGTGGACTTGGTGGTGAAATTCCTACAACATTTGCGAAACTTCAAAAAATGCGAATCCT AGGGGCATCAGACAGTCCTTTCTCAGGAAAGATACCGGATTTCATAGGGAGTTGGACAAAGCTAACCTCCTT GAGATTTGAAGGGAATTCTTTTGAAGGCCCAATACCAAGCAGTTTTTCTCAGTTGACCTCAATGAATTCTCT ACAAATCAGTGATATCTATAATGTGAGCTCCTCTCTTGACTTCATaaggaatttgaagaaattgacTGATTT AGCTCTCCGAAATGCATTAGTCACTGGCCGCATCCCCTCTGATATTAGAGAATATCAAAGTTTAAATATACT GGATTTGAGTTTCAACAATATAACAGGTCAACTCCCAAGTGACTTGTTCAACATGAGTTCTCTCACATCCTT ATTTCTTGGAAATAATAGTTTGTCTGGAGTTCTGCCTAGCCAAAAGAGTGATCGTCTTCAAACCATGTAA
- the LOC133728993 gene encoding probable LRR receptor-like serine/threonine-protein kinase At1g56130 isoform X1 translates to MAIRFPSWLLPRILRMKQQPSLSVFLFCLCFLGSSWFQVSTAENATTDPSEVRALNSIFSQWDTQAVALWNISGEPCSGSAINGTEFESPPNNPAIICDCTYDSGTTCHITQLRVYALNKRGVFAKELLALRYLTFLKIDQNYFTGPLPAWIGNMTALTLLSIAHNAFSGPIPKELGNLKDLNMLSFGINNFSGTLPPELGNLVKLQQLYINSCGLGGEIPSTFANLRNMQVLWASDSPFSGRIPDFIGNWTKINSLRFQGNSFRGPIPTSFSQLTALNSLRISDIYNVSSSLDFIKNLKNLTDLALRNALITGSIPSDIGEYQNLQILDLSFNNLTGQLPGGLFNMSSLTYLFLGNNSLQGALPSQKSDILHTIDLSYNYLSGSLPPWVTSISQLNLVVNNFTFDSSNINLPGLNCLQRNFPCNRNTPKYAKFSINCGGLELRGSDDILYETEDSAIGPATFNVTSSEKWAVSNVGLFADRKNPSFVVNTPAQVTGTDVTPELFQTSRLSPGSLRYYGLGLENGPYTVKLQFAETVYDDLALQTWQSLGRRMFDIYIQGNLALKDFDISKEAGGVLRAVVKTFSVNVSENYLEIHLFWAGKGTCCTPDQGHYGPLIAAVHAASDFTPTVSGVPPTTLGMKSRTGLMGILVPVGVLVLLVII, encoded by the exons ATGGCTATACGTTTTCCCAGTTGGCTACTACCTAGGATTTTGAGAATGAAGCAGCAACCATCTCTTTCAGTCTTCTTGTTCTGCCTCTGCTTCCTGGGTTCCTCTTGGTTTCAAGTTTCCACGGCTGAAAATGCCACCACTGACCCATCTGAAG TTCGAGCGTTGAACTCAATATTCTCACAATGGGATACTCAAGCGGTGGCGCTGTGGAATATCAGTGGGGAGCCATGCAGTGGATCAGCCATCAATGGAACTGAATTTGAGAGCCCTCCTAATAACCCAGCCATCATTTGCGACTGTACTTATGACAGTGGCACCACCTGCCATATTACCCAACT GAGAGTCTATGCTCTAAACAAACGAGGAGTGTTTGCAAAGGAACTTTTGGCTTTGAGATACCTGACCTTCTT gaAAATCGATCAGAATTATTTCACAGGTCCTCTACCAGCATGGATCGGCAATATGACTGCATTGACATTATT GTCAATTGCTCACAATGCATTCTCTGGGCCCATCCCCAAGGAGCTTGGAAACCTCAAGGACTTAAATATGCT GTCCTTTGGAATAAATAACTTCTCTGGAACACTCCCTCCCGAACTTGGTAATTTGGTCAAGCTTCAACAACT TTACATAAACAGCTGCGGACTCGGTGGTGAAATTCCTTCAACATTTGCTAACCTCCGCAATATGCAAGTCCT ATGGGCATCAGACAGTCCCTTCTCAGGAAGGATACCTGATTTCATTGGGAATTGGACAAAGATAAACTCTCT GCGATTTCAAGGGAACTCTTTTAGAGGTCCAATACCGACCAGTTTTTCTCAACTAACTGCCTTGAATTCTCT GCGAATCAGTGATATCTACAATGTAAGCTCCTCTCTTGATTTCATAAAGAATTTGAAGAACTTGACTGATTT AGCACTACGAAATGCATTAATTACTGGTAGCATCCCTTCTGATATTGGAGAATACCAAAATTTACAGATACT GGATTTGAGTTTCAACAATTTAACAGGTCAACTTCCAGGTGGCTTGTTCAACATGAGTTCTCTAACATACTT ATTTCTTGGAAACAATAGCTTGCAGGGAGCTCTTCCTAGCCAAAAGAGTGATATTCTTCACACTAT AGATTTGTCTTACAACTATTTATCAGGAAGTCTTCCCCCATGGGTAACCTCAATATCACAGCT GAACTTAGTGGTGAACAACTTCACATTCGACAGTTCAAACATAAA TCTTCCTGGATTAAATTGCCTTCAAAGAAATTTTCCATGCAATAGAAATACCCCAAAAT ATGCAAAATTCTCAATCAACTGTGGTGGACTAGAACTGAGAGGGAGTGATGACATATTGTATGAGACTGAAGACTCAGCTATTGGCCCAGCAACGTTTAATGTAACAAGTTCAGAGAAATGGGCTGTTAGCAATGTGGGTTTGTTTGCTGACAGAAAGAATCCGAGCTTTGTTGTAAATACCCCGGCACAAGTCACTGGGACAGATGTGACCCCAGAGCTTTTCCAGACCTCAAGGTTGTCTCCAGGATCACTGAGATACTATGGCCTGGGTCTCGAGAATGGGCCTTATACTGTAAAATTGCAATTTGCAGAAACAGTTTACGATGATCTTGCCTTGCAAACTTGGCAAAGTCTAGGACGGCGTATGTTTGATATCTATATTCAG GGGAACCTTGCATTGAAGGACTTTGACATATCTAAGGAGGCAGGAGGGGTTTTAAGAGCTGTTGTGAAAACCTTCAGTGTTAATGTTTCAGAGAATTATCTTGAAATTCATTTATTCTGGGCTGGTAAGGGGACCTGCTGCACACCTGATCAAGGTCATTACGGCCCACTAATAGCTGCTGTGCATGCTGCTTCAG ATTTTACACCTACTGTTTCTGGTGTTCCACCAACTACTCTAGGAATGAAGAGCAGGACAGGGCTGATGGGTATTCTGGTTCCTGTTGGAGTTTTGGTGTTGCTAGTTATAATTTGA
- the LOC133731189 gene encoding small ribosomal subunit protein uS12y-like — protein MGPCDFFRLSTGLVEEIGIEAKQPNSAIRKCARVQLIKNGKKIAAFVPNDGCLNYIEENDEVLIAGFGRKGHAVGDIPGVRFKVVKVSGVSLLALFKEKKEKPRS, from the exons ATGGGGCCTTGTGACTTTTTTAGGCTCTCAACCGGACTAGTCGAG GAAATTGGTATTGAAGCTAAGCAGCCTAACTCTGCCATTAGGAAATGTGCTCGAGTTCAGCTTATTAAGAATGGAAAGAAGATTGCTGCTTTTGTGCCAAATGATGGTTGCCTGAACTACATTGAAGAGAATGACGAGGTGCTTATTGCTGGATTCGGTCGGAAAGGTCATGCTGTCGGTGATATTCCTGGAGTTAGGTTCAAGGTTGTGAAGGTTTCAGGCGTGTCACTTCTGGCTCTCTTCaaggagaagaaggaaaagCCAAGATCATAA
- the LOC133728991 gene encoding probable LRR receptor-like serine/threonine-protein kinase At1g56130 isoform X2 produces MAPIRKYPSGALVQLRAGSLLFLFGLCYLGYSWFKVSTAKNATTDPSEVRALNSIFSQWDTQAVALWNISGEPCSGSAINGTEFESPPNNPAIICDCTYDSGTTCHITQLRVYALNKRGVFAKELLALRYLTFLKIDQNYFTGPLPAWIGNMTALTLLSIAHNAFSGPIPKELGNLKDLNMLSFGINNFSGTLPPELGNLVKLQQLYINSCGLGGEIPSTFANLRNMQVLWASDSPFSGRIPDFIGNWTKINSLRFQGNSFRGPIPASFSQLTALNSLRISDIYNVSSSLDFIKNLKNLTDLALRNALITGSIPSDIGEYQSLQILDLSFNNLTGQLPGGLFNMSSLTYLFLGNNSLQGALPSQKSDILHTIDLSYNYLSGSLPPWVTSMSQLNLVVNNFTFDSSNINLPGLNCLQRNFPCNRNTPKYAKFSINCGGLELRGSDDILYETEDSALGPATFNVRGSEKWAVSNVGLFADRKNPSFVVNTLAQVNGTDVTPELFQTSRLSPGSLRYYGLGLENGPYTVKLQFAETVFDDRALQTWQSLGRRMFDIYIQGNLVLKDFDISKEAGGVLRAVVKTFSVNVSENYLEIHLFWAGKGTCCTPDQGHYGPLIAAVHAASDFTPTVSGSPPTTLGMKSRTGLMGILVPFGVLVLLVII; encoded by the exons ATGGCTCCAATTAGGAAGTATCCTTCTGGGGCATTAGTCCAGCTTCGAGCTGGGTCTCTAC TCTTCTTGTTCGGCCTCTGCTACCTGGGTTACTCTTGGTTTAAAGTTTCCACGGCTAAAAATGCTACTACTGACCCATCTGAAG TTCGAGCGTTGAACTCAATATTCTCACAATGGGATACTCAAGCGGTGGCGCTGTGGAATATCAGTGGGGAGCCATGCAGTGGATCAGCCATCAATGGAACTGAATTTGAGAGCCCTCCTAATAACCCAGCCATCATTTGCGACTGTACTTATGACAGTGGCACCACCTGCCATATTACCCAACT GAGAGTCTATGCTCTAAACAAACGAGGAGTGTTTGCAAAGGAACTTTTGGCTTTGAGATACCTGACCTTCTT gaAAATCGATCAGAATTATTTCACAGGTCCTCTACCAGCATGGATCGGCAATATGACTGCATTGACATTATT GTCAATTGCTCACAATGCATTCTCTGGGCCCATCCCCAAGGAGCTTGGAAACCTCAAGGACTTAAATATGCT GTCCTTTGGAATAAATAACTTCTCCGGAACACTCCCTCCTGAACTTGGTAATTTGGTCAAGCTTCAACAACT TTACATAAACAGCTGCGGACTCGGTGGTGAAATTCCTTCAACATTTGCTAACCTCCGCAATATGCAAGTCCT ATGGGCATCAGACAGTCCCTTTTCAGGAAGGATACCTGATTTCATTGGGAATTGGACAAAGATAAACTCTCT GCGATTTCAAGGGAACTCTTTTAGAGGTCCAATACCGGCCAGTTTTTCTCAACTAACTGCCTTGAATTCTCT GCGAATCAGTGATATCTACAATGTAAGCTCCTCTCTTGATTTCATAAAGAATTTGAAGAACTTAACTGATTT AGCTCTACGAAATGCATTAATTACTGGTAGCATCCCTTCTGATATTGGAGAATACCAAAGTTTACAGATACT GGATTTGAGTTTCAACAATTTAACAGGTCAACTTCCAGGTGGCTTGTTCAACATGAGTTCTCTAACATACTT ATTTCTTGGAAACAATAGCTTGCAGGGAGCTCTTCCTAGCCAAAAGAGTGATATTCTTCACACTAT AGATTTGTCTTACAACTATTTATCAGGAAGTCTTCCCCCATGGGTAACCTCAATGTCACAGCT GAACTTAGTGGTAAACAACTTCACATTCGACAGTTCAAACATAAA TCTTCCTGGATTAAATTGCCTTCAAAGAAATTTTCCATGCAATAGAAATACCCCAAAAT ATGCAAAATTCTCAATCAACTGTGGTGGACTAGAACTGAGAGGGAGTGATGACATATTGTATGAGACTGAAGACTCAGCTCTTGGCCCAGCAACGTTTAATGTAAGAGGTTCAGAGAAATGGGCTGTTAGCAATGTGGGTTTGTTTGCTGACAGAAAGAATCCGAGCTTTGTGGTAAATACCCTGGCACAAGTCAATGGGACAGATGTGACCCCAGAGCTTTTCCAGACCTCAAGGTTGTCTCCAGGATCACTGAGATACTATGGCCTGGGTCTTGAGAATGGGCCTTATACTGTAAAATTGCAATTTGCAGAAACAGTTTTCGATGATCGTGCCTTGCAAACTTGGCAAAGTCTAGGACGGCGTATGTTTGATATCTATATTCAG GGGAACCTTGTATTGAAGGATTTTGACATATCAAAGGAGGCAGGAGGGGTTTTAAGAGCTGTTGTGAAAACCTTCAGTGTTAATGTTTCAGAGAATTATCTTGAAATTCATTTATTCTGGGCTGGTAAGGGGACCTGCTGCACACCTGATCAAGGTCATTACGGCCCACTAATAGCTGCTGTGCATGCTGCTTCAG ATTTTACACCAACTGTTTCTGGTTCTCCACCAACTACTCTAGGAATGAAGAGCAGGACAGGGCTGATGGGTATTCTGGTTCCTTTTGGAGTTTTGGTGTTGCTAGTTATAATTTGA
- the LOC133728991 gene encoding probable LRR receptor-like serine/threonine-protein kinase At1g56130 isoform X1, with protein sequence MHTRFLLKWLYVFPVGYYLNNDAISLSLFRRKKLVQVVIMAPIRKYPSGALVQLRAGSLLFLFGLCYLGYSWFKVSTAKNATTDPSEVRALNSIFSQWDTQAVALWNISGEPCSGSAINGTEFESPPNNPAIICDCTYDSGTTCHITQLRVYALNKRGVFAKELLALRYLTFLKIDQNYFTGPLPAWIGNMTALTLLSIAHNAFSGPIPKELGNLKDLNMLSFGINNFSGTLPPELGNLVKLQQLYINSCGLGGEIPSTFANLRNMQVLWASDSPFSGRIPDFIGNWTKINSLRFQGNSFRGPIPASFSQLTALNSLRISDIYNVSSSLDFIKNLKNLTDLALRNALITGSIPSDIGEYQSLQILDLSFNNLTGQLPGGLFNMSSLTYLFLGNNSLQGALPSQKSDILHTIDLSYNYLSGSLPPWVTSMSQLNLVVNNFTFDSSNINLPGLNCLQRNFPCNRNTPKYAKFSINCGGLELRGSDDILYETEDSALGPATFNVRGSEKWAVSNVGLFADRKNPSFVVNTLAQVNGTDVTPELFQTSRLSPGSLRYYGLGLENGPYTVKLQFAETVFDDRALQTWQSLGRRMFDIYIQGNLVLKDFDISKEAGGVLRAVVKTFSVNVSENYLEIHLFWAGKGTCCTPDQGHYGPLIAAVHAASDFTPTVSGSPPTTLGMKSRTGLMGILVPFGVLVLLVII encoded by the exons ATGCACACTAGATTCTTGCTTAAATGGCTATACGTTTTCCCAGTTGGCTACTACCTTAACAACGACGCCATCTCCTTGTCACTTTTCAGACGAAAGAAACTTGTCCAG GTTGTTATCATGGCTCCAATTAGGAAGTATCCTTCTGGGGCATTAGTCCAGCTTCGAGCTGGGTCTCTAC TCTTCTTGTTCGGCCTCTGCTACCTGGGTTACTCTTGGTTTAAAGTTTCCACGGCTAAAAATGCTACTACTGACCCATCTGAAG TTCGAGCGTTGAACTCAATATTCTCACAATGGGATACTCAAGCGGTGGCGCTGTGGAATATCAGTGGGGAGCCATGCAGTGGATCAGCCATCAATGGAACTGAATTTGAGAGCCCTCCTAATAACCCAGCCATCATTTGCGACTGTACTTATGACAGTGGCACCACCTGCCATATTACCCAACT GAGAGTCTATGCTCTAAACAAACGAGGAGTGTTTGCAAAGGAACTTTTGGCTTTGAGATACCTGACCTTCTT gaAAATCGATCAGAATTATTTCACAGGTCCTCTACCAGCATGGATCGGCAATATGACTGCATTGACATTATT GTCAATTGCTCACAATGCATTCTCTGGGCCCATCCCCAAGGAGCTTGGAAACCTCAAGGACTTAAATATGCT GTCCTTTGGAATAAATAACTTCTCCGGAACACTCCCTCCTGAACTTGGTAATTTGGTCAAGCTTCAACAACT TTACATAAACAGCTGCGGACTCGGTGGTGAAATTCCTTCAACATTTGCTAACCTCCGCAATATGCAAGTCCT ATGGGCATCAGACAGTCCCTTTTCAGGAAGGATACCTGATTTCATTGGGAATTGGACAAAGATAAACTCTCT GCGATTTCAAGGGAACTCTTTTAGAGGTCCAATACCGGCCAGTTTTTCTCAACTAACTGCCTTGAATTCTCT GCGAATCAGTGATATCTACAATGTAAGCTCCTCTCTTGATTTCATAAAGAATTTGAAGAACTTAACTGATTT AGCTCTACGAAATGCATTAATTACTGGTAGCATCCCTTCTGATATTGGAGAATACCAAAGTTTACAGATACT GGATTTGAGTTTCAACAATTTAACAGGTCAACTTCCAGGTGGCTTGTTCAACATGAGTTCTCTAACATACTT ATTTCTTGGAAACAATAGCTTGCAGGGAGCTCTTCCTAGCCAAAAGAGTGATATTCTTCACACTAT AGATTTGTCTTACAACTATTTATCAGGAAGTCTTCCCCCATGGGTAACCTCAATGTCACAGCT GAACTTAGTGGTAAACAACTTCACATTCGACAGTTCAAACATAAA TCTTCCTGGATTAAATTGCCTTCAAAGAAATTTTCCATGCAATAGAAATACCCCAAAAT ATGCAAAATTCTCAATCAACTGTGGTGGACTAGAACTGAGAGGGAGTGATGACATATTGTATGAGACTGAAGACTCAGCTCTTGGCCCAGCAACGTTTAATGTAAGAGGTTCAGAGAAATGGGCTGTTAGCAATGTGGGTTTGTTTGCTGACAGAAAGAATCCGAGCTTTGTGGTAAATACCCTGGCACAAGTCAATGGGACAGATGTGACCCCAGAGCTTTTCCAGACCTCAAGGTTGTCTCCAGGATCACTGAGATACTATGGCCTGGGTCTTGAGAATGGGCCTTATACTGTAAAATTGCAATTTGCAGAAACAGTTTTCGATGATCGTGCCTTGCAAACTTGGCAAAGTCTAGGACGGCGTATGTTTGATATCTATATTCAG GGGAACCTTGTATTGAAGGATTTTGACATATCAAAGGAGGCAGGAGGGGTTTTAAGAGCTGTTGTGAAAACCTTCAGTGTTAATGTTTCAGAGAATTATCTTGAAATTCATTTATTCTGGGCTGGTAAGGGGACCTGCTGCACACCTGATCAAGGTCATTACGGCCCACTAATAGCTGCTGTGCATGCTGCTTCAG ATTTTACACCAACTGTTTCTGGTTCTCCACCAACTACTCTAGGAATGAAGAGCAGGACAGGGCTGATGGGTATTCTGGTTCCTTTTGGAGTTTTGGTGTTGCTAGTTATAATTTGA
- the LOC133728993 gene encoding probable LRR receptor-like serine/threonine-protein kinase At1g56130 isoform X2, giving the protein MAIRFPSWLLPRILRMKQQPSLSVFLFCLCFLGSSWFQVSTAENATTDPSEVRALNSIFSQWDTQAVALWNISGEPCSGSAINGTEFESPPNNPAIICDCTYDSGTTCHITQLRVYALNKRGVFAKELLALRYLTFLKIDQNYFTGPLPAWIGNMTALTLLSIAHNAFSGPIPKELGNLKDLNMLSFGINNFSGTLPPELGNLVKLQQLYINSCGLGGEIPSTFANLRNMQVLWASDSPFSGRIPDFIGNWTKINSLRFQGNSFRGPIPTSFSQLTALNSLRISDIYNVSSSLDFIKNLKNLTDLALRNALITGSIPSDIGEYQNLQILDLSFNNLTGQLPGGLFNMSSLTYLDLSYNYLSGSLPPWVTSISQLNLVVNNFTFDSSNINLPGLNCLQRNFPCNRNTPKYAKFSINCGGLELRGSDDILYETEDSAIGPATFNVTSSEKWAVSNVGLFADRKNPSFVVNTPAQVTGTDVTPELFQTSRLSPGSLRYYGLGLENGPYTVKLQFAETVYDDLALQTWQSLGRRMFDIYIQGNLALKDFDISKEAGGVLRAVVKTFSVNVSENYLEIHLFWAGKGTCCTPDQGHYGPLIAAVHAASDFTPTVSGVPPTTLGMKSRTGLMGILVPVGVLVLLVII; this is encoded by the exons ATGGCTATACGTTTTCCCAGTTGGCTACTACCTAGGATTTTGAGAATGAAGCAGCAACCATCTCTTTCAGTCTTCTTGTTCTGCCTCTGCTTCCTGGGTTCCTCTTGGTTTCAAGTTTCCACGGCTGAAAATGCCACCACTGACCCATCTGAAG TTCGAGCGTTGAACTCAATATTCTCACAATGGGATACTCAAGCGGTGGCGCTGTGGAATATCAGTGGGGAGCCATGCAGTGGATCAGCCATCAATGGAACTGAATTTGAGAGCCCTCCTAATAACCCAGCCATCATTTGCGACTGTACTTATGACAGTGGCACCACCTGCCATATTACCCAACT GAGAGTCTATGCTCTAAACAAACGAGGAGTGTTTGCAAAGGAACTTTTGGCTTTGAGATACCTGACCTTCTT gaAAATCGATCAGAATTATTTCACAGGTCCTCTACCAGCATGGATCGGCAATATGACTGCATTGACATTATT GTCAATTGCTCACAATGCATTCTCTGGGCCCATCCCCAAGGAGCTTGGAAACCTCAAGGACTTAAATATGCT GTCCTTTGGAATAAATAACTTCTCTGGAACACTCCCTCCCGAACTTGGTAATTTGGTCAAGCTTCAACAACT TTACATAAACAGCTGCGGACTCGGTGGTGAAATTCCTTCAACATTTGCTAACCTCCGCAATATGCAAGTCCT ATGGGCATCAGACAGTCCCTTCTCAGGAAGGATACCTGATTTCATTGGGAATTGGACAAAGATAAACTCTCT GCGATTTCAAGGGAACTCTTTTAGAGGTCCAATACCGACCAGTTTTTCTCAACTAACTGCCTTGAATTCTCT GCGAATCAGTGATATCTACAATGTAAGCTCCTCTCTTGATTTCATAAAGAATTTGAAGAACTTGACTGATTT AGCACTACGAAATGCATTAATTACTGGTAGCATCCCTTCTGATATTGGAGAATACCAAAATTTACAGATACT GGATTTGAGTTTCAACAATTTAACAGGTCAACTTCCAGGTGGCTTGTTCAACATGAGTTCTCTAACATACTT AGATTTGTCTTACAACTATTTATCAGGAAGTCTTCCCCCATGGGTAACCTCAATATCACAGCT GAACTTAGTGGTGAACAACTTCACATTCGACAGTTCAAACATAAA TCTTCCTGGATTAAATTGCCTTCAAAGAAATTTTCCATGCAATAGAAATACCCCAAAAT ATGCAAAATTCTCAATCAACTGTGGTGGACTAGAACTGAGAGGGAGTGATGACATATTGTATGAGACTGAAGACTCAGCTATTGGCCCAGCAACGTTTAATGTAACAAGTTCAGAGAAATGGGCTGTTAGCAATGTGGGTTTGTTTGCTGACAGAAAGAATCCGAGCTTTGTTGTAAATACCCCGGCACAAGTCACTGGGACAGATGTGACCCCAGAGCTTTTCCAGACCTCAAGGTTGTCTCCAGGATCACTGAGATACTATGGCCTGGGTCTCGAGAATGGGCCTTATACTGTAAAATTGCAATTTGCAGAAACAGTTTACGATGATCTTGCCTTGCAAACTTGGCAAAGTCTAGGACGGCGTATGTTTGATATCTATATTCAG GGGAACCTTGCATTGAAGGACTTTGACATATCTAAGGAGGCAGGAGGGGTTTTAAGAGCTGTTGTGAAAACCTTCAGTGTTAATGTTTCAGAGAATTATCTTGAAATTCATTTATTCTGGGCTGGTAAGGGGACCTGCTGCACACCTGATCAAGGTCATTACGGCCCACTAATAGCTGCTGTGCATGCTGCTTCAG ATTTTACACCTACTGTTTCTGGTGTTCCACCAACTACTCTAGGAATGAAGAGCAGGACAGGGCTGATGGGTATTCTGGTTCCTGTTGGAGTTTTGGTGTTGCTAGTTATAATTTGA